A stretch of the Candidatus Jettenia sp. AMX2 genome encodes the following:
- a CDS encoding DUF542 domain-containing protein: MAEDIIITKDMIINDVIKKYPKTITVFSNFKVDSCCGGGFSIEKTASMGGVNVDELLQALNKVVTENSK; encoded by the coding sequence ATGGCGGAAGATATAATTATTACAAAGGATATGATTATTAATGATGTCATTAAAAAGTATCCGAAAACAATTACGGTTTTTAGTAATTTTAAGGTGGATTCCTGCTGTGGGGGTGGTTTCAGTATTGAAAAAACTGCCAGTATGGGCGGGGTGAATGTAGACGAACTCCTTCAAGCATTAAATAAAGTTGTCACAGAAAACAGTAAATAA
- the lpxB gene encoding lipid-A-disaccharide synthase translates to MPEIYKKLFISAGESSGDIHGANLMDQIQKRNPQVEFYGLGKENMKKTGLLSIYDMSKSSVMWLHVLKELSVFLKMKRACVRFFTEEKPCAVILIDYCGFNFQLARAAKKCGIPVIYYISPQIWAHGPWRVKKMKKLVDKVIAIYPFEKHFYERAGIPAVYVGHPLFDEIGKAGLKENLVSELKEQGGEDIISLIPGSRQQEIVRVLPLLLQAAPIIKQAVPSSQFLISCSNEQNFGLIEKITAGSGVSCKIITGNIHEIIKASRLCIAGAGTVTLQIAYYHKPMIIVYRISPFAYFIASPFLITPYIGLVNKLANKMIVPELLIYRKNYKWIANEAVQLLTDSRKRHTCIQELSALMEAIGKPGASAHAADEVLKELHLIEPPIRKS, encoded by the coding sequence ATGCCTGAGATTTACAAAAAACTGTTTATTAGTGCCGGTGAGTCTTCCGGGGATATTCATGGTGCAAACCTCATGGATCAGATACAGAAAAGAAATCCTCAGGTGGAATTTTACGGGCTCGGGAAAGAAAACATGAAGAAGACCGGCTTGCTTAGTATTTACGATATGTCAAAAAGTTCCGTAATGTGGCTTCATGTCCTGAAAGAATTATCCGTCTTTTTAAAGATGAAAAGAGCATGCGTACGTTTCTTCACGGAGGAAAAGCCATGTGCAGTCATTCTCATTGATTATTGTGGTTTCAACTTTCAGCTAGCCAGGGCAGCCAAAAAATGCGGAATTCCGGTAATCTACTATATTAGTCCGCAAATATGGGCACACGGGCCGTGGCGTGTAAAGAAGATGAAGAAGCTGGTAGATAAAGTGATTGCTATTTATCCCTTTGAGAAACACTTTTATGAAAGGGCAGGCATTCCCGCTGTTTATGTAGGTCACCCCTTATTTGATGAAATTGGCAAGGCTGGCTTAAAGGAAAACCTTGTTTCAGAATTGAAAGAACAGGGAGGTGAAGATATCATTTCCCTTATCCCTGGCAGCCGGCAGCAGGAGATTGTCCGGGTATTACCATTACTCCTGCAAGCCGCACCTATAATAAAGCAGGCAGTCCCTTCTTCTCAATTCCTTATTTCCTGCAGTAATGAACAAAATTTTGGTCTTATTGAAAAAATCACTGCAGGATCAGGGGTTTCCTGTAAAATCATTACAGGGAATATTCATGAGATAATTAAGGCATCCAGACTCTGCATCGCAGGAGCTGGCACTGTTACCTTACAAATTGCTTATTATCACAAACCGATGATTATTGTTTACAGGATATCACCTTTTGCCTATTTTATAGCCAGCCCGTTTCTTATTACCCCTTATATTGGGCTGGTAAACAAACTTGCCAACAAAATGATCGTACCGGAACTCCTGATATATCGGAAAAATTATAAATGGATTGCAAACGAAGCCGTACAATTACTCACTGACAGCCGTAAGAGGCATACATGCATTCAGGAATTGTCAGCGCTTATGGAAGCAATTGGAAAACCCGGAGCCTCCGCTCATGCGGCAGATGAGGTATTGAAGGAATTGCATTTGATAGAGCCTCCAATACGAAAAAGTTGA
- a CDS encoding XdhC family protein — translation MNGQILSRMLDLTNSKSPFVVVTLLSTRGHVPQDPGAKAIVTPRGLDCGTVGGGKLEASAVSYAQKLLHTSLLSSQTATPEIVTWNLKRDIGMTCGGEAQLLFETYISQSWIIAVFGAGHVGQALIRILVTLDCDVVCVDPRKEWLDRLPYSQRLLPVQGYDFDDAREHFGEKTFFVVVTKGHATDIPILQKAFSKYPNAPYFGVIGSERKAAHLKSELQKSGISAELLSKLRCPVGLPFGKNNPAEIAISIAAELIKIRDDVFGKD, via the coding sequence ATGAACGGCCAGATACTATCCAGAATGCTGGATCTCACAAATTCCAAAAGTCCCTTTGTAGTGGTGACACTGTTATCCACACGGGGTCATGTCCCGCAGGACCCTGGCGCCAAGGCCATTGTGACACCCCGGGGACTTGACTGCGGTACCGTCGGAGGGGGCAAGCTTGAAGCATCAGCCGTCTCTTATGCGCAGAAATTACTTCACACAAGCCTTTTGTCTTCACAAACGGCAACCCCGGAGATTGTTACCTGGAACCTGAAGCGGGATATAGGAATGACCTGTGGAGGGGAAGCGCAGCTTTTGTTTGAGACGTACATTAGCCAGTCCTGGATTATTGCAGTCTTTGGCGCCGGCCATGTAGGGCAAGCCCTGATCCGGATCTTGGTAACACTGGATTGTGATGTGGTTTGTGTAGACCCGCGTAAGGAATGGCTTGACCGTTTACCCTATTCACAAAGACTTTTGCCGGTACAGGGATATGATTTCGATGATGCCCGGGAACATTTTGGAGAAAAAACGTTTTTTGTAGTTGTAACAAAAGGGCATGCGACAGATATTCCGATATTACAGAAAGCTTTTAGCAAATATCCGAATGCCCCGTACTTTGGTGTTATTGGCAGCGAAAGAAAGGCAGCTCACCTCAAAAGTGAATTACAAAAATCGGGTATTTCTGCGGAGCTTTTATCAAAACTTCGCTGTCCGGTGGGTTTACCTTTTGGCAAAAACAACCCCGCCGAGATAGCAATCAGCATTGCTGCAGAACTTATTAAAATTCGGGATGACGTGTTTGGAAAAGACTGA
- a CDS encoding formate/nitrite transporter family protein: protein MLGTQDGSNQEFAIPVIEVDAYAPAKMADKVGMVGVTKSRLSNLTLFALSILAGVFIALGTQLWMLVTHTATSNYGLNQLVGGMAFTLALVLIVIAGAELFTGNCLIAMSFMARKISGKDLARNLIVAFIGNFIGALTLVLWIYNSGQWAMNNHLLGAKIVLAANDKVNIPFGAAFSRGVLCNALVCLGIWLCYSARSNLDKIFALIGPISCLIASGFEHCVVNMWLIPMAIVLKGNSSVLAAAEKVTGGQPDLSNLTFFKGFLIDNMVPVTLGNLFGGIVLVAGVYWFVYLRPVKKELNERY, encoded by the coding sequence ATGCTTGGTACGCAGGATGGTAGTAATCAGGAATTTGCTATACCAGTCATAGAAGTAGATGCCTATGCACCGGCGAAAATGGCAGATAAAGTGGGAATGGTTGGAGTAACGAAATCAAGGCTTAGTAATTTAACACTATTTGCCCTTAGTATTCTTGCCGGTGTTTTTATTGCATTAGGGACACAACTCTGGATGCTTGTAACCCATACGGCTACTTCTAATTATGGTTTAAATCAATTGGTGGGCGGGATGGCGTTTACTCTTGCCCTGGTACTGATTGTGATTGCAGGTGCAGAGCTTTTTACAGGAAACTGTCTTATTGCGATGTCTTTCATGGCCAGAAAAATTTCTGGTAAAGACCTCGCCAGGAATTTGATAGTTGCATTTATTGGAAATTTTATTGGTGCGTTAACACTTGTGTTGTGGATATATAATTCCGGACAGTGGGCAATGAACAATCATCTGTTGGGAGCAAAGATAGTTCTTGCTGCTAACGATAAAGTCAACATTCCGTTTGGTGCTGCTTTTTCCAGGGGGGTATTATGCAATGCACTGGTATGTCTGGGAATCTGGTTGTGCTATAGCGCCAGAAGTAACCTTGATAAAATATTTGCCCTTATCGGGCCTATCTCGTGTCTTATCGCCTCGGGGTTCGAACATTGTGTTGTCAACATGTGGCTTATTCCCATGGCGATTGTCCTGAAAGGCAATAGCTCAGTACTTGCGGCGGCAGAAAAGGTAACCGGAGGACAGCCTGATCTTTCAAATCTTACCTTTTTTAAAGGATTTCTGATTGACAATATGGTACCTGTAACCCTTGGGAATCTGTTTGGCGGCATTGTGCTTGTTGCAGGGGTGTATTGGTTTGTGTACTTACGACCTGTAAAAAAAGAATTAAATGAAAGGTACTAA
- a CDS encoding FAD binding domain-containing protein encodes MKIRNEAVFYINGKRYSVGAPQAGLMLSDFLRYELSLTGTKVVCAEGGCGACTVLCLFIKKKSQTYLPVNSCIIPVALMDGSSIITIEGIQTAQHELHEVQKNILKHHGSQCGFCTPGVVVTLAGMVEKTLNKPEGLVSKKPERQKIKNALTGNLCRCTGYEPIIKSGSNIDLSKCTPLQSRYLSRSEEKDLLNTVKQPLLIESEGFSYFSPTSMSEAVKYLAENKDACIVSSCTALGVSHNKYKIRLRNLMSLQLIDEYHRISMQKSRIHVGARVTLSELRTAVAAKIPELSRFINLFASPQIKNMATLAGNVGNASPVGDLLPFLLVSDAKIFLISKHGKRTVPVEEFFIDYKKTVLRRGEIISAISFDIPGKNEVLRMFKASQRKDLDISAVSAVFRIVWSEQGPKKIASARIAYGGVGPTPMRLFKTERLLEGAHLSPELFSKTAVRLQSEIHPTSDLRGSEAYRRIVAQNFLRRLFLEVCET; translated from the coding sequence ATGAAAATCCGTAACGAAGCAGTATTCTACATTAATGGCAAACGTTACTCAGTCGGAGCACCTCAGGCAGGCTTGATGCTCTCTGATTTTTTACGATATGAGCTTTCCCTGACAGGGACAAAGGTTGTTTGTGCCGAAGGAGGGTGCGGTGCCTGTACTGTACTTTGTCTTTTTATTAAAAAGAAATCACAAACATACCTGCCGGTAAATTCCTGTATTATTCCTGTCGCACTCATGGACGGATCAAGCATTATTACGATAGAAGGCATTCAGACCGCACAACATGAACTCCATGAGGTTCAAAAAAATATCCTTAAACATCACGGAAGCCAGTGTGGATTTTGTACCCCCGGAGTTGTAGTCACCCTCGCCGGGATGGTAGAGAAAACACTCAATAAACCTGAAGGTCTGGTTTCGAAAAAACCTGAAAGACAAAAGATTAAAAATGCATTAACAGGAAACCTCTGCCGTTGTACCGGATACGAACCCATCATAAAATCCGGAAGCAATATTGATCTTTCAAAATGCACTCCGTTGCAGTCACGTTACCTTTCCCGCTCTGAAGAAAAAGACCTTCTTAATACCGTTAAACAGCCTTTATTGATTGAATCCGAAGGGTTTTCTTATTTTTCACCAACATCGATGTCTGAAGCAGTAAAATATTTAGCGGAAAACAAAGATGCCTGTATTGTTTCCTCCTGCACAGCTCTCGGTGTTTCCCATAATAAATATAAAATCCGGCTGAGAAACCTCATGAGTCTCCAACTCATCGATGAGTATCATCGTATTTCAATGCAAAAATCACGGATTCACGTTGGGGCACGGGTAACCCTTTCAGAACTCAGAACAGCCGTGGCGGCAAAAATCCCTGAACTTTCCCGTTTCATAAATCTTTTTGCATCTCCTCAAATAAAAAATATGGCTACATTGGCAGGAAATGTAGGAAATGCATCCCCTGTTGGAGATCTGTTGCCGTTTCTTCTTGTATCAGATGCAAAGATATTTCTGATATCAAAACATGGGAAAAGAACCGTGCCTGTTGAAGAGTTTTTCATAGACTACAAAAAGACAGTGCTGCGAAGGGGGGAGATTATTTCAGCTATCAGTTTCGATATTCCTGGTAAAAATGAGGTTTTAAGAATGTTCAAGGCCTCTCAGCGAAAGGATCTTGATATTTCGGCAGTGAGTGCTGTTTTCCGGATTGTCTGGTCTGAGCAGGGCCCAAAAAAAATAGCATCTGCAAGGATTGCTTATGGCGGTGTAGGACCAACACCAATGCGTCTTTTTAAAACAGAACGGCTTTTGGAAGGCGCTCATCTGTCGCCGGAACTATTTTCCAAAACAGCGGTGAGACTGCAATCCGAAATCCACCCAACAAGCGACCTCCGCGGCTCAGAGGCCTACCGGCGTATTGTAGCTCAGAATTTCTTGCGGCGGCTTTTTCTTGAGGTTTGCGAAACATGA
- a CDS encoding tellurite resistance/C4-dicarboxylate transporter family protein: MSVMRNSIKTFHPAYFAMVMSTGIISIASNLLGFTSIGYGLFYLNIVAYAIVLSLQLLRIKMFWSNFYNDFSNPNLSLVFFTTVAATNVLGAQFVTVANQIAVAKILWYFGIFLWTLVSLSAFSVLFIKCEQRIEVSLHGGWLIATVGTQSVAVLGAVLAPTFGTYDTLAMFLSFAWWMIGSFLYMVLITLIIHRLIFFKVSPDALIPPYWINMGALAITTLAGAVLCLNIPRVEGPYADFLGFTKGFTLFFWSFGTWWIPFLIILGIWKYVINRTKFKYSPLYWGMVFPLGMYTACTFRLSQAIQIPFLANISKYFIYAAYLAWAFIFINMIRSMVNAMLAKEVAAPKQIQTQEVPKIKEGTISQHQVHTTVVKS; the protein is encoded by the coding sequence ATGAGTGTTATGAGAAATTCAATCAAGACGTTTCATCCTGCTTACTTTGCGATGGTAATGTCGACAGGTATTATTTCAATAGCTTCAAATCTTCTGGGATTTACAAGCATTGGATACGGGCTCTTTTACCTGAATATTGTTGCTTACGCTATTGTTTTATCATTGCAATTACTCCGGATAAAAATGTTTTGGAGTAATTTCTATAATGACTTTTCAAATCCCAATCTAAGTCTTGTCTTCTTTACAACCGTTGCAGCAACGAATGTATTAGGGGCTCAGTTTGTGACGGTGGCCAATCAGATAGCAGTCGCAAAAATACTTTGGTATTTTGGCATATTTTTATGGACCCTTGTTTCCCTGTCTGCATTTAGTGTGCTTTTTATAAAATGTGAACAAAGGATTGAAGTCTCGCTGCATGGCGGCTGGTTGATAGCTACAGTTGGAACGCAATCTGTTGCGGTTCTGGGGGCAGTACTTGCGCCAACATTTGGAACATATGACACCCTTGCAATGTTCTTATCTTTTGCATGGTGGATGATTGGCTCATTTCTCTATATGGTACTGATTACGCTCATAATTCACCGATTAATATTCTTTAAGGTATCCCCTGATGCACTGATACCTCCTTACTGGATAAATATGGGGGCACTCGCCATAACAACCCTCGCAGGTGCCGTATTATGCCTGAATATTCCTCGTGTAGAAGGGCCTTACGCCGATTTCCTGGGGTTTACGAAGGGATTTACCCTGTTTTTCTGGTCGTTTGGTACCTGGTGGATACCATTTTTAATAATTCTCGGTATATGGAAATATGTTATCAACAGAACAAAGTTTAAATATTCTCCACTTTACTGGGGGATGGTCTTCCCTTTAGGTATGTATACAGCCTGTACCTTCAGGCTTTCGCAGGCCATACAAATTCCATTTCTTGCTAATATATCTAAATATTTTATATATGCCGCATATCTTGCTTGGGCGTTTATATTTATCAATATGATTCGCTCAATGGTAAATGCTATGCTTGCAAAAGAAGTCGCTGCGCCAAAACAGATACAAACCCAAGAAGTACCTAAGATAAAGGAGGGAACAATTAGCCAGCATCAGGTTCATACTACCGTTGTAAAAAGCTAA
- a CDS encoding molybdopterin-dependent oxidoreductase: MKKSVVSSRNLPHDSAHTHVTGESEYISDRAFQKNEVFVEIVYSTEPHALIKKINTRKSLKVPGVLGIFSAKDLCNNVWGTIIKDQPLLADGIVRFAGEAILLIAAETREAARMARNLVVISCQSLEPILSIREARQHRSFIGNVRIISRGNVKKALAMAPHTISGHLVIQGADHFYLESQSCIVYPLENDQIEIHSSSQHPAEVQHVAASAVGLPYSKVVCIVKRMGGAFGGKESQAVPFAAYASLVARKLKRPARIALTKDDDMIMTGKRNPFEIDYRAGFDSDGRILAAEFALFSDGGAYADLSTSIMERAMLHCDNAYFIPHFRATGQVCKTNFHPHTAFRGFGGPKGVAAIENVIEEIAHYLKKDALEIRKLNVYSGSEGRDITPYGQKVENNCLPELFNRLEKSCGYYRRKKEIQKYNGNALKSEHIKYLRGLSLTAVKFGIAYTARFLNQANALVLVHRDGTLQVSTGATEMGQGVNARIAQLVAEEFGLPRNKVVMMPTSTEKNANTSPTAASSGTDLNGAAAVIAARRIKSRLSDLYRKLSDIPESKWASHTVDPGKEEEINVRSACLPENDPNFQTSWESGKAVFSDVIFSDSSVYHRTRPEKKIPFSSLVQEAYYQRISLSEYGFYKFPDISFHKASGEDHRFLYYTQGVAASEVSIDRDTGAIKVLRTDILMDLGRLVNEALDIGQITGGFIQGMGWLTTENLCYSHKGLLLSNSPATYKIPVVQDAPRIFNINLMPNNENRVNIRGTKAAGEPPLLLSISVWTAIKHALTFLPGYKNSFPQLNIPATSESILRLIQPDEFLFFENFKKKERKE, translated from the coding sequence ATGAAAAAATCAGTTGTATCATCCCGAAATCTTCCGCATGATTCTGCCCATACCCACGTTACAGGCGAAAGTGAATATATCAGTGATCGTGCCTTTCAAAAGAATGAGGTTTTTGTTGAAATCGTTTACAGCACTGAACCTCATGCCCTGATTAAAAAAATTAATACCAGAAAATCGCTTAAGGTCCCCGGTGTGTTAGGTATTTTCTCTGCGAAGGATTTATGCAATAATGTATGGGGCACTATTATTAAAGATCAGCCGCTTTTAGCTGATGGCATTGTTCGATTTGCAGGTGAGGCAATTTTATTGATAGCCGCAGAAACACGGGAGGCTGCCCGAATGGCACGTAATCTGGTGGTCATTTCCTGCCAGTCTCTTGAACCTATACTTTCTATCAGGGAGGCAAGGCAACACAGATCATTTATCGGAAATGTCCGGATTATCTCACGGGGAAATGTGAAAAAGGCCCTTGCCATGGCACCTCATACAATCTCGGGACATTTGGTCATTCAGGGCGCAGACCACTTTTACCTGGAAAGCCAGTCTTGCATTGTCTATCCTCTTGAAAATGACCAGATTGAAATACATTCATCATCACAACATCCGGCAGAGGTTCAGCATGTTGCCGCCAGCGCTGTGGGCCTGCCTTATTCAAAAGTTGTCTGTATAGTAAAACGGATGGGGGGCGCTTTTGGCGGAAAAGAATCTCAGGCCGTCCCCTTTGCAGCTTATGCTTCATTGGTTGCCCGCAAACTGAAACGTCCTGCACGAATCGCTCTCACAAAGGACGACGACATGATAATGACCGGAAAACGAAATCCATTTGAAATCGACTACCGTGCAGGTTTTGATTCAGACGGGCGCATCCTTGCTGCTGAATTCGCACTTTTTTCAGATGGCGGAGCCTATGCCGATCTCTCAACATCAATCATGGAACGGGCGATGCTTCATTGTGATAATGCATATTTTATTCCCCATTTCAGGGCTACCGGCCAGGTCTGTAAAACGAATTTTCACCCCCATACCGCATTCAGGGGGTTTGGCGGTCCAAAAGGTGTGGCGGCAATTGAGAATGTTATTGAGGAAATTGCACATTATTTAAAAAAAGATGCGCTTGAAATCCGGAAACTCAATGTATATTCAGGTTCTGAAGGGCGTGACATTACCCCTTACGGACAAAAAGTGGAAAACAATTGTCTCCCGGAACTTTTTAACAGACTCGAGAAATCCTGTGGTTATTACCGGCGGAAGAAAGAAATTCAAAAGTATAACGGAAATGCCCTTAAATCAGAACACATTAAATACCTTCGCGGACTGTCACTGACAGCAGTAAAATTTGGAATTGCCTATACTGCAAGGTTTCTTAATCAGGCAAATGCGTTAGTCCTTGTCCACAGGGATGGTACTCTTCAGGTCTCAACAGGTGCAACCGAAATGGGGCAGGGAGTAAATGCGAGGATTGCACAACTGGTTGCTGAGGAGTTTGGCCTGCCGCGGAATAAGGTAGTTATGATGCCGACCTCAACCGAAAAAAATGCAAATACGTCTCCTACCGCGGCATCCAGCGGAACAGACCTTAACGGCGCCGCTGCCGTAATCGCTGCCCGCAGGATTAAATCCCGTTTAAGTGATCTTTACCGAAAACTTTCGGACATTCCGGAGTCAAAATGGGCTTCCCATACGGTAGACCCGGGAAAAGAAGAAGAGATCAACGTCCGGTCTGCCTGCCTGCCGGAAAATGACCCGAATTTTCAGACTTCATGGGAGAGCGGAAAGGCCGTTTTTTCTGATGTTATTTTCTCAGACTCTTCTGTATATCACCGCACACGTCCTGAAAAGAAAATTCCCTTTTCATCGCTTGTACAGGAGGCATACTACCAGCGAATATCTCTTTCTGAATATGGATTTTATAAATTCCCCGATATTTCCTTTCATAAAGCATCGGGGGAAGACCATAGATTTCTATATTATACTCAGGGAGTTGCCGCCTCTGAGGTATCGATTGACCGTGATACAGGCGCTATCAAGGTTTTGAGGACAGATATCCTGATGGATCTCGGCCGGCTGGTAAACGAAGCGCTGGATATCGGACAAATTACCGGTGGATTTATTCAGGGTATGGGATGGCTCACAACAGAAAATCTCTGTTATTCCCACAAAGGACTTCTTTTGTCAAACTCACCTGCTACCTATAAAATACCAGTCGTTCAGGATGCACCCCGTATATTCAACATAAACCTTATGCCGAATAACGAAAACCGTGTAAATATCCGGGGAACAAAGGCCGCCGGAGAACCGCCTCTTTTGTTGTCCATAAGCGTGTGGACGGCCATTAAACATGCTCTTACCTTCCTGCCGGGATACAAAAACTCATTTCCGCAACTTAATATCCCTGCAACATCAGAAAGCATCCTTCGCCTTATTCAACCTGATGAATTTCTCTTTTTTGAGAATTTTAAGAAAAAAGAGAGAAAAGAATGA
- a CDS encoding formate/nitrite transporter family protein — protein MAENTTPKLTQIIDAYAPPQIAAKIDDVARVKAELGFVKTFILSILAGVYLGLGAQFATLVVSDSSLHFGLTSIITGVVFSTGFMLVVIAGSELFTGNNLMIMGYIGGRITRHELLNNWVIVYIGNFVGSLTMVLWMYHTHQWEFFHDMVGAKALLIADKKVSLSFKEALARGVLCNSMVCLATWLCYSSRSVADKIVSIVFPIGGFVASGFEHCIANMYFIPMGVVLRKNPEVVAAAEKMTGKTLDLSHLTWKGFFLNNLIPVTLGNIVGGVILVGVVFWFIYLRPQINLSFSVKQDFFRDNK, from the coding sequence ATGGCAGAGAATACTACTCCAAAACTCACGCAGATTATTGATGCTTACGCACCTCCACAAATTGCCGCAAAGATTGACGACGTGGCTAGAGTTAAGGCAGAATTAGGCTTTGTAAAAACATTTATACTAAGCATCCTGGCTGGAGTCTACCTTGGTCTTGGTGCACAATTTGCCACGCTGGTAGTAAGCGATTCATCGCTACATTTTGGACTTACATCGATTATAACCGGTGTTGTTTTTTCCACGGGATTTATGTTAGTTGTTATTGCCGGTTCGGAGCTTTTTACAGGAAACAACCTAATGATTATGGGTTATATTGGTGGTAGGATTACAAGGCATGAATTGCTTAATAATTGGGTTATCGTATACATCGGTAACTTCGTGGGCAGTCTTACGATGGTTTTGTGGATGTACCATACACATCAATGGGAATTTTTCCATGATATGGTTGGTGCAAAGGCATTGCTTATTGCAGATAAAAAGGTAAGTTTATCTTTTAAAGAAGCACTTGCAAGGGGTGTCCTTTGTAATTCAATGGTATGCCTTGCTACCTGGTTATGTTATAGCAGCAGGAGTGTTGCAGATAAAATTGTATCGATTGTTTTTCCGATTGGTGGTTTCGTTGCCAGCGGTTTTGAACACTGTATTGCAAACATGTATTTTATTCCAATGGGCGTAGTATTACGAAAAAATCCTGAAGTTGTCGCAGCTGCAGAGAAAATGACTGGAAAAACCTTAGATCTTTCCCATCTAACATGGAAAGGTTTTTTCTTAAATAATCTCATCCCGGTTACCCTTGGAAACATTGTCGGCGGTGTTATTTTAGTAGGTGTCGTATTTTGGTTTATTTATTTAAGGCCTCAAATCAACCTGTCTTTTAGCGTAAAGCAGGATTTTTTCCGTGATAATAAGTAG